One window from the genome of Bacillus tianshenii encodes:
- a CDS encoding Cof-type HAD-IIB family hydrolase, with protein MRDRHLIVLDLDGTLLTDEKLISKRTKQTLFEARKQGHVVMIATGRPYRASKMYYDQLELNTPIVNFNGAHIHHPLDNDWGNYHTTLSKETTKRIVRACEEFGIKNIIAEVLDKVYFHYHDEAIINLFNLGDPEIQSGKLDELLTEEPTSLLIYPDLDKVNTIREHLTDAHAEVIEHRKWAAPWHVIEIVKKGIHKAVGVERVANYYNIPRERIIAFGDEDNDLEMIEYAGTGVAMDNAIDELKAVSNTVTASNEDDGIAQFLEEALSLTVK; from the coding sequence ATGAGAGATCGCCATTTAATCGTATTAGATTTAGACGGAACGCTATTAACTGATGAAAAACTCATTTCAAAGCGGACAAAACAGACTCTTTTCGAAGCGAGAAAACAAGGGCATGTTGTCATGATTGCAACAGGCAGACCTTACCGAGCAAGTAAAATGTATTATGATCAGCTTGAATTAAATACACCTATTGTTAACTTTAATGGTGCCCACATTCATCACCCTCTCGATAATGATTGGGGTAACTATCATACAACGCTTTCTAAGGAAACAACAAAACGGATTGTTCGAGCCTGCGAAGAATTCGGAATTAAAAATATTATCGCGGAAGTTTTAGATAAAGTATATTTTCATTACCATGACGAAGCGATTATTAATTTATTCAACCTAGGCGACCCTGAAATCCAATCAGGGAAGCTCGACGAATTGTTAACTGAAGAACCGACATCATTGCTGATTTACCCTGACCTTGATAAAGTAAATACGATTCGTGAGCACTTAACAGACGCACATGCTGAAGTCATCGAGCACCGCAAATGGGCTGCCCCATGGCATGTTATTGAAATTGTAAAAAAAGGTATCCATAAAGCCGTCGGTGTTGAAAGAGTGGCTAATTATTATAATATTCCACGTGAGCGGATTATTGCGTTCGGAGATGAAGATAATGACTTAGAAATGATTGAATATGCCGGTACCGGTGTTGCCATGGATAACGCGATTGATGAATTAAAAGCTGTCAGTAATACAGTTACAGCTTCAAATGAAGATGATGGTATTGCCCAATTTCTTGAAGAAGCCTTGTCGCTTACAGTCAAATAA
- a CDS encoding ABC transporter permease has product MTQKKFIALSVKGLFAIGIVAFFIWSYTADSYEIIFMYPEEFLYLLKQHLKLVTASSLLAILVAVPLGILITRPRFKKLEWIVLNTANLGQTIPSLAILALVMSFLGTGFYSSIFALFAYSILPILQNTAVGLSSIDPEIMDSAKGMGYTPRQTLWRIEIPNAIYSIMAGIRTALVMNIGTAALAYLVGGSGFGDWIFTGIVMDDHSYLLSGAVPVTLMAILTDRILRLVEMKVTPKGLQRSTKIAS; this is encoded by the coding sequence ATGACACAAAAGAAGTTCATTGCCTTATCAGTTAAGGGCTTATTTGCAATCGGGATTGTTGCCTTCTTTATTTGGTCTTATACAGCAGACAGTTATGAAATTATCTTCATGTATCCAGAAGAATTTCTCTATCTGTTAAAGCAACACTTAAAACTCGTTACAGCTTCATCACTGCTGGCCATTCTTGTTGCCGTACCGCTCGGCATCCTTATTACACGGCCTCGCTTCAAAAAGCTGGAGTGGATTGTTTTAAATACTGCAAACCTTGGACAAACCATCCCGAGCCTTGCCATACTGGCCTTAGTGATGTCTTTCTTAGGTACAGGGTTTTATTCATCTATCTTTGCCTTGTTTGCGTATTCGATTTTGCCTATTTTGCAAAATACAGCTGTTGGGCTAAGTTCAATTGACCCTGAAATTATGGACTCTGCAAAAGGAATGGGCTACACGCCTCGGCAAACATTATGGCGAATTGAAATTCCAAATGCCATTTATTCAATTATGGCAGGTATTCGTACAGCATTAGTTATGAATATCGGAACGGCCGCTCTTGCATATTTAGTTGGCGGCAGCGGCTTCGGTGATTGGATTTTCACAGGGATCGTCATGGATGACCACAGCTACCTTCTTTCAGGAGCTGTACCCGTAACACTTATGGCCATTCTTACCGACCGAATTTTACGCTTAGTTGAAATGAAAGTAACACCAAAAGGATTACAACGCTCTACAAAGATTGCTAGCTAA
- a CDS encoding alpha/beta fold hydrolase, with translation MIVLDKEQPAGIPLLHVVQQEKMHQKLPTVIFVHGFTSAKEHNLHVAYYLAEAGIRVLLPEALHHGDRDEGLSEEDLMFSFWKIVIHTIHELEAIKEYYTAKEFIEEDKIGLVGTSMGGIVTLGALTQYDWIQSAVSLMGNPSYESFSRWQMDGIKKSGAPVPLDETEIEKQIASLKPYDLSAQLEKACDVPLLFWHGKLDQVVPFEHANDFYYNLRSAYPDAITEFIEDEKAGHKVSREGVLATVEWFEKHLMNQKVTEKQS, from the coding sequence ATGATCGTATTAGACAAAGAACAACCAGCAGGTATACCGTTGCTTCATGTCGTTCAGCAAGAAAAAATGCATCAGAAGCTGCCAACTGTCATCTTTGTACACGGTTTTACAAGTGCGAAAGAGCATAATTTACATGTGGCATATTACCTTGCAGAAGCAGGTATACGCGTTCTTTTGCCTGAAGCTTTGCATCATGGTGATCGGGATGAAGGCTTGAGTGAAGAAGACTTAATGTTTTCATTCTGGAAAATAGTTATACATACCATTCATGAACTTGAAGCAATAAAGGAATACTATACGGCAAAAGAATTTATAGAAGAAGATAAGATTGGCCTTGTTGGAACTTCAATGGGTGGTATTGTTACGCTTGGTGCGTTAACACAATATGATTGGATTCAAAGTGCTGTTTCGTTAATGGGTAACCCTTCATATGAAAGCTTTTCTCGTTGGCAAATGGACGGTATTAAGAAAAGCGGGGCACCAGTGCCGTTAGATGAAACAGAAATTGAAAAGCAAATTGCTAGCTTGAAGCCTTACGATCTTTCTGCTCAGTTGGAGAAGGCGTGTGACGTTCCGCTGCTTTTCTGGCACGGAAAGCTCGATCAAGTAGTTCCATTTGAGCATGCAAATGATTTTTATTATAATCTCCGTTCTGCTTATCCAGACGCAATAACAGAATTTATCGAAGATGAGAAAGCTGGACATAAAGTGTCACGTGAAGGGGTATTGGCAACTGTAGAATGGTTTGAAAAACATTTAATGAATCAAAAAGTTACCGAGAAGCAATCGTGA
- a CDS encoding DUF3813 domain-containing protein yields the protein MSNKLFQLAEEAVHRAEQAVQQPQSDAETQQALATAKNNLSSAFAQSSNAERAQLRELQQKLDQAASSIKH from the coding sequence ATGAGCAATAAACTTTTCCAACTAGCAGAAGAAGCCGTTCATCGTGCTGAACAAGCTGTGCAACAACCACAGTCTGACGCAGAGACACAACAAGCTCTAGCCACAGCGAAAAACAACCTTTCATCAGCTTTTGCTCAATCTTCTAACGCTGAACGTGCTCAATTACGTGAGTTACAGCAGAAGCTTGACCAAGCTGCTTCCTCAATAAAACATTAA
- a CDS encoding glycine betaine ABC transporter substrate-binding protein has product MKKLLTLAMLLLLSLTVMTGCGEESAEKSAETDNDKKIVVGAKNFTEQFLLAKITTLYLKENGYQVEEKNNMGSEVLRKALANEQVDLYWEYTGTSLVNYNDQEPVANGDKAYEKVKELDKEQDIVWLNKSDINNTYSLIMRQDKAEKLGIKSIQDLADYMKDNELTIASNAEFATRPDGLRGVQKEYDFRFKPANIVKMDSGLVYEALKNEQVDVSVGFATDSRIKKFDLMILEDTKEFFPAYNAAITIRQGVLDNNPELKELLQPLAEKLDTEKMTNLNYQVDVEQKNATEVARKWLKDNDLLQK; this is encoded by the coding sequence ATGAAAAAACTTTTAACATTAGCGATGCTGTTGCTTCTTTCCTTAACAGTTATGACTGGATGTGGAGAAGAATCAGCAGAAAAGAGTGCAGAAACAGATAACGATAAGAAAATCGTCGTCGGTGCCAAAAACTTTACGGAGCAATTCCTATTAGCAAAGATTACGACACTTTACTTGAAGGAAAATGGATATCAGGTGGAAGAGAAAAACAATATGGGAAGCGAAGTACTTCGCAAAGCACTTGCAAACGAACAAGTCGACCTTTATTGGGAGTACACAGGAACATCCTTAGTAAATTATAACGACCAAGAGCCTGTGGCAAATGGTGATAAAGCATATGAAAAAGTAAAAGAGTTAGATAAAGAGCAAGATATTGTTTGGTTAAATAAATCAGATATTAACAACACGTATTCCTTGATTATGCGTCAAGATAAGGCAGAGAAGTTAGGAATCAAATCAATTCAAGACTTAGCTGACTATATGAAGGATAACGAACTAACAATCGCTTCAAATGCTGAATTTGCTACACGTCCTGATGGCCTGCGCGGTGTCCAAAAGGAATATGATTTCCGTTTCAAGCCAGCAAACATTGTAAAAATGGACTCTGGCCTTGTGTATGAAGCACTTAAAAATGAACAAGTTGATGTTTCAGTTGGATTTGCTACAGACAGCCGTATTAAGAAGTTTGACTTAATGATTCTAGAAGATACAAAAGAATTCTTCCCAGCTTATAATGCAGCCATTACAATTCGCCAAGGTGTGCTTGATAATAACCCTGAATTAAAAGAATTACTTCAACCACTTGCCGAAAAGCTTGATACTGAAAAAATGACAAACCTAAACTATCAAGTCGATGTCGAACAGAAGAATGCAACAGAAGTAGCTCGTAAATGGCTAAAGGATAATGATTTACTCCAAAAATAA
- the asnB gene encoding asparagine synthase B — protein MCGIFATTGDLTNQLMNDVLQSMKHRGPDEGSDILLENFHLGHQRLSIIGVEDGIQPIPNETKTKWIVCNGEIYNYKQLKDSLPANTTYLRESDSEVVLKLYEEKGTEAVHALDGMFAFFIADEEQNTFIAARDTLGIKPLYYGKTSDDHYVFASELKTLYLVTEDVNEFPAGYYFTPEEGFVCYNEIKNPAEENWMSDEQMITAEVQQTLTRAVRKRLLADVEVGVLLSGGLDSSLIAAIAAKYHKGNNPLKSFCVGSKDSMDIQRARDVAKEIGTEHHEYIYTQEELIEALPKVIYHLESYEPSLVRSALPNYFISKLAAEHVKVILSGEGADELFSGYAYLEKFTDTQELNDELLNIINTLHNINLQRADRMSMAHSLELRVPFLDLEMIECGLRIPAEYKIQNENAIEKRILRQSFEGYIPEHVLWRKKEEFSEGSGAKELMDEYAEKAITDAEFNEVKANAEVPIRSKQECLYYQIYRKQFPQDSALKTVGRWATA, from the coding sequence ATGTGCGGCATATTTGCCACAACCGGAGATCTTACCAACCAATTGATGAATGATGTACTACAAAGTATGAAACACCGCGGACCTGACGAAGGTTCAGATATCCTTCTTGAAAACTTCCATCTAGGCCATCAACGGCTATCTATTATCGGCGTTGAAGATGGCATTCAACCAATCCCTAACGAAACAAAAACAAAATGGATTGTATGTAACGGAGAAATTTATAATTATAAGCAATTGAAAGATTCATTGCCTGCGAATACGACTTACTTAAGAGAAAGTGACAGCGAAGTTGTGTTAAAGCTGTATGAAGAAAAAGGCACAGAGGCTGTTCATGCTCTAGATGGTATGTTTGCTTTCTTTATCGCTGATGAAGAGCAAAATACCTTCATAGCAGCTAGAGATACATTAGGGATCAAACCCCTCTATTACGGAAAAACCTCTGATGATCATTATGTGTTTGCTTCTGAACTGAAAACATTATATTTAGTTACGGAAGATGTCAATGAATTTCCAGCTGGTTATTATTTTACACCTGAAGAAGGATTCGTTTGTTATAACGAAATTAAGAACCCTGCTGAAGAAAATTGGATGTCAGATGAACAAATGATTACAGCTGAAGTCCAACAAACATTGACACGTGCTGTACGAAAACGCTTATTAGCTGATGTTGAAGTTGGTGTACTTTTAAGCGGTGGGCTTGATAGCAGCTTAATCGCTGCCATTGCAGCTAAATACCATAAAGGGAACAATCCTCTAAAATCATTTTGTGTCGGTTCAAAAGATTCGATGGATATCCAGCGTGCACGAGATGTAGCAAAGGAAATCGGAACAGAACATCATGAATATATCTACACCCAAGAAGAATTAATTGAAGCACTTCCAAAAGTCATCTATCATTTAGAGTCTTATGAGCCTTCCCTCGTTCGGAGCGCTCTGCCAAACTATTTTATCTCTAAGCTTGCAGCAGAGCATGTAAAAGTTATTTTATCTGGAGAAGGGGCTGATGAGCTATTCAGCGGCTACGCTTATTTGGAGAAGTTCACGGACACTCAGGAACTGAATGATGAACTACTAAATATTATTAATACGCTTCATAACATTAACTTACAGCGTGCTGACCGAATGAGTATGGCCCACTCTCTTGAGCTTCGCGTCCCATTCCTTGACTTAGAAATGATTGAATGTGGTCTTCGTATTCCAGCAGAATACAAGATTCAAAATGAAAATGCGATTGAAAAACGAATCTTACGACAGTCATTTGAAGGTTATATACCAGAACATGTGCTATGGCGTAAGAAAGAAGAATTCTCAGAAGGAAGCGGCGCTAAGGAACTAATGGATGAATATGCTGAAAAAGCCATTACAGATGCAGAGTTTAATGAAGTAAAGGCGAATGCTGAAGTTCCGATTCGCAGTAAGCAAGAATGCTTGTACTACCAAATTTACCGCAAGCAATTTCCACAAGACTCCGCTCTGAAGACGGTTGGCAGATGGGCAACTGCATAA
- a CDS encoding metal-sulfur cluster assembly factor, whose amino-acid sequence MDKAMEESLMGALENVIDPELGVDIVNLGLVYGVDLDDEGVAEVTMTLTAMGCPLAGQIESEVHRALADLPEVKDTKVNIVWNPPWTKDKMSRYAKIALGVAD is encoded by the coding sequence ATGGATAAAGCAATGGAAGAAAGCTTAATGGGTGCATTAGAGAACGTAATTGACCCTGAATTGGGTGTGGATATTGTAAATCTTGGTCTTGTATACGGGGTAGATTTGGATGATGAAGGTGTCGCAGAGGTAACAATGACGCTGACAGCAATGGGCTGCCCGCTAGCAGGCCAAATCGAAAGCGAAGTACACCGTGCGCTTGCTGACTTGCCTGAAGTAAAGGATACAAAAGTAAATATCGTTTGGAACCCGCCTTGGACAAAAGACAAAATGTCTCGTTATGCAAAAATTGCACTTGGCGTTGCAGATTAA
- a CDS encoding sigma-54 dependent transcriptional regulator, translating into MEQTILFVEDNDKFRRLTARTLKKEGYVVYEAATGEQAEKLISTQPVHVALLDIMLPDTTGLKLLKKWKEDYPKTTFILCTAYGDIEDAVHAMKLGAFDYLTKPIKADELRQVMQRTFEWRQNHQASEDTSTQVEQTHNLHGMIGKSEEMKNVFKMIERVAPQDVTVLLQGESGTGKSRCANAIHLESNRHNKPFIKVNCAAIPAHLLESELFGYEKGAFTGALQAQKGKCAAADDGTLFLDEIGEIPLDLQAKLLQFTQDKTFTPLGSTAERSVDIRLIAATNRNLWEMVQNGEFREDLYYRLNIVRIELPPLRERKEDLPDIIGQFLQQHETEHQRHYTISEDLRKELIRYEWPGNIRELQNALARATALSATENLQLEDFPEEITSYTGEEDTSTFEYEQITEEDFSLPIHLNSVEKKVIEDSLTYSNGNQAQAAELLGISRQSLLYKVKKHDIDLSQFI; encoded by the coding sequence ATGGAACAGACGATCTTGTTTGTAGAAGATAACGATAAATTTCGGCGTTTAACAGCCCGAACACTTAAGAAAGAAGGATATGTGGTATACGAAGCTGCAACAGGTGAACAGGCTGAGAAGCTAATAAGTACCCAGCCTGTTCATGTTGCATTGTTAGATATTATGCTCCCAGATACGACAGGCTTGAAGCTGTTGAAGAAATGGAAAGAAGATTATCCGAAGACTACATTTATCCTTTGCACAGCTTATGGAGATATTGAAGATGCTGTGCATGCAATGAAGCTAGGTGCATTTGATTATTTAACAAAACCAATCAAAGCAGATGAATTACGTCAAGTCATGCAGCGAACATTTGAGTGGAGACAAAACCACCAAGCTTCAGAAGACACCTCTACCCAAGTTGAGCAAACCCATAACCTGCATGGAATGATAGGAAAAAGTGAAGAAATGAAAAATGTCTTTAAGATGATTGAGCGAGTTGCACCTCAAGATGTGACCGTTCTCTTACAAGGTGAAAGCGGAACTGGGAAATCCCGTTGTGCTAACGCCATTCATCTTGAAAGCAACCGTCATAATAAACCATTTATTAAAGTAAATTGTGCCGCCATTCCAGCCCACTTACTTGAAAGCGAACTATTTGGTTACGAAAAAGGCGCGTTCACAGGCGCGTTACAAGCACAAAAAGGAAAATGTGCAGCTGCTGATGACGGGACGCTGTTTTTAGATGAAATTGGCGAAATCCCGCTTGACCTGCAAGCAAAACTTCTTCAGTTTACCCAAGATAAAACATTCACACCTCTGGGTAGTACTGCGGAACGGTCTGTTGATATTCGCCTTATTGCCGCTACGAATCGAAACTTGTGGGAAATGGTACAGAATGGAGAGTTTCGAGAGGATTTATATTATCGACTAAATATTGTTCGAATTGAGCTTCCTCCATTACGAGAAAGAAAAGAAGATTTACCAGATATCATTGGTCAGTTTCTTCAACAGCATGAAACCGAGCATCAGCGACACTATACGATTTCAGAAGACTTACGAAAAGAACTTATTCGTTATGAGTGGCCAGGAAACATTCGAGAGCTTCAAAATGCTTTAGCACGTGCTACTGCCTTAAGTGCTACAGAAAACCTTCAACTTGAAGATTTTCCCGAAGAAATCACCTCTTATACAGGTGAAGAAGACACCTCTACATTTGAATATGAGCAAATTACAGAAGAAGATTTTTCATTACCTATTCATTTAAATAGCGTGGAGAAAAAAGTAATCGAGGATTCCCTTACTTATTCAAATGGAAACCAAGCACAAGCAGCAGAACTCCTCGGTATATCACGCCAGAGCTTATTATATAAAGTAAAAAAACATGATATCGACCTCTCACAGTTCATATAA
- a CDS encoding ATP-binding protein: MKFTLPKGVTLRFLIFGFLFVFIPLTVTFIFAVVLSEDTLQEQQKKQALASIKTTASKTDQLLLQKLNTLKVNVAKFNDRPEGFSYLYKNLDILASQDPILYDIFVFNNENKLMHYSPIRTSTITISKDMKLQLEDLSWCRCSFVSGEIQQTRKGSFILLNIPIQEHYKSTLHGKVIARIKAGDLQKYYQNNIIGENGRTILLDTQGTVLMDTTSKETIGKNLQSLSFYQDIYLEKKGVFYGSFLNEEALIAHFPVDHFPFTAITVQPKSEANSPVYTLTRVLTIGWLAIFALGILFLFIGTKIISKPIKQLTQQASSYALGEKWQLAILREKDELKTLENTMHYMAKSLKAKEEHLQHILESFPFGVITMNTDGNVTSINKSGADLLGMKKEEIIDKPIHHLPLPLKKHLITCKEASNRYEGLEDEYTYTALSKKKVTMKRSSSPLLDENEQIIGVVTTFWDITRVKQLKKHLQRSEQLRAIGQMTAGLAHEIKNPLGTIQMASDVVESELNELKQEYNLSEESTELFEETITDIQDEIKRLDDIVRRFLRFSRSRSKAEQEINLTQVLKELLQLLSHQFKRNNMKVEANLPSKPCMMIGDRNQLIQSFLNIILNSIEASKEDKRLIISLTENDGMFECCFEDNGVGMEETKIERIFNPFYSTKQEGTGLGLWITHEMISAHNGHIEVESAPNQGTTFTVYLPKLENKEH; the protein is encoded by the coding sequence ATGAAATTCACACTACCAAAAGGTGTCACACTTCGATTTCTCATATTCGGCTTTTTATTTGTATTTATTCCATTAACGGTGACATTTATCTTTGCAGTTGTGTTATCCGAGGATACGTTACAAGAACAGCAAAAGAAACAAGCACTTGCATCCATTAAAACGACTGCTTCAAAAACAGACCAGCTCCTGCTCCAAAAACTCAATACCCTTAAAGTAAATGTAGCTAAATTCAACGACCGACCAGAAGGTTTTTCTTATCTATATAAGAATTTGGATATATTGGCGAGTCAAGACCCTATTCTTTACGATATCTTTGTGTTCAATAATGAAAACAAGCTGATGCACTATTCTCCAATTCGAACATCTACAATTACGATATCAAAAGACATGAAATTACAATTAGAGGACTTGTCATGGTGCCGCTGCAGTTTCGTTTCAGGAGAAATACAACAAACGAGAAAAGGTAGTTTCATTCTTCTAAATATCCCGATTCAAGAACATTATAAGAGCACGTTGCATGGAAAAGTCATTGCCCGTATTAAAGCAGGTGATCTACAAAAGTATTATCAAAATAATATCATCGGAGAGAACGGAAGAACGATTTTACTTGATACACAAGGAACCGTATTAATGGATACAACTTCTAAAGAGACAATCGGCAAGAATTTGCAGAGCTTATCATTCTATCAGGATATCTATTTAGAAAAGAAAGGTGTCTTCTATGGTAGCTTTTTGAATGAGGAAGCACTCATTGCCCATTTCCCAGTTGACCACTTTCCTTTCACTGCAATTACAGTTCAACCAAAAAGTGAAGCGAATTCACCTGTCTATACATTAACTCGTGTTTTAACAATTGGTTGGTTAGCTATCTTTGCACTTGGCATTTTATTTTTATTTATCGGAACGAAAATCATTTCAAAACCAATTAAGCAATTAACACAACAAGCATCTAGTTACGCTCTCGGAGAGAAATGGCAGCTGGCCATTCTAAGGGAAAAAGATGAACTAAAAACATTAGAAAATACGATGCATTACATGGCGAAAAGCTTAAAGGCGAAAGAAGAACACCTTCAACATATTTTAGAATCCTTTCCCTTCGGTGTTATTACGATGAATACGGATGGAAATGTGACTTCTATTAATAAATCAGGTGCAGACTTGCTTGGTATGAAGAAAGAAGAAATTATTGATAAGCCAATCCACCACCTACCGTTACCATTGAAAAAACATTTAATAACCTGTAAAGAAGCATCTAATCGATACGAAGGTCTTGAAGATGAATATACCTATACCGCTCTTAGTAAGAAGAAAGTAACGATGAAACGCTCGAGCTCACCGCTACTCGATGAAAACGAGCAAATTATCGGAGTTGTTACAACATTTTGGGATATCACAAGGGTTAAGCAGCTAAAGAAACACTTACAGCGCTCTGAACAGCTGCGAGCAATTGGACAAATGACTGCAGGACTTGCTCATGAAATTAAGAACCCGCTTGGTACAATCCAAATGGCAAGCGATGTCGTTGAAAGTGAACTGAACGAATTGAAGCAAGAGTATAACTTAAGTGAAGAGTCAACTGAGCTTTTTGAAGAAACAATTACAGATATCCAAGACGAAATAAAACGGCTTGATGATATTGTTCGAAGGTTTCTACGTTTCAGCCGCTCACGTTCAAAGGCTGAACAAGAAATTAATTTAACGCAAGTCTTAAAGGAACTGCTTCAGCTTCTTTCACATCAATTTAAACGAAATAATATGAAAGTTGAAGCCAATTTGCCAAGCAAGCCTTGTATGATGATTGGCGATCGGAATCAATTGATCCAAAGTTTCTTGAATATCATTTTAAATAGCATTGAAGCCTCCAAGGAAGACAAGCGGCTTATCATTTCCTTGACTGAAAATGACGGCATGTTTGAATGCTGCTTCGAGGATAATGGAGTCGGAATGGAAGAAACGAAAATCGAACGAATATTCAACCCATTTTATTCCACGAAACAAGAAGGTACGGGATTAGGCTTATGGATTACGCATGAGATGATTTCAGCTCATAACGGCCATATCGAAGTTGAAAGTGCCCCGAATCAAGGTACAACGTTTACCGTTTACTTACCAAAATTAGAAAATAAGGAGCACTGA
- a CDS encoding methyl-accepting chemotaxis protein, with product MFGLKSENKRLRDEIEELKAELAKAKRTENEPNVKMKSFLEDLYNDLTSTVKKHEAVNGQHHLLDELVRKLKDRFNTVNDLSQQSNDNSETMEQKGETLISSTNEMVKQSQEGLEAVSKVEALIKQLGDHSQETSKSMTQLGVRSKEIEEIVKVINEIAEQTNLLALNASIEAARAGEHGKGFAVVANEVRKLAENTAQSTKHIDDLTKRIQQEIEEALQDTQGSIKFVNEGIEMSTTTTEKIKYIQQVIATVRGEVGDVLDTIQEQKTYSKNVMEEIATTQELFEEINTALIHHIEDAQEVDTKLVNEINMISSMK from the coding sequence TTGTTTGGTTTAAAATCAGAGAATAAACGGTTAAGGGACGAAATTGAAGAGTTGAAAGCAGAATTAGCAAAAGCTAAAAGAACCGAAAATGAGCCAAATGTAAAAATGAAATCTTTCCTAGAGGATTTATATAATGATTTAACATCAACAGTGAAAAAGCATGAGGCTGTAAATGGCCAGCATCATTTATTAGATGAGCTTGTCCGAAAGCTGAAAGACCGGTTTAATACAGTTAATGATTTAAGTCAGCAATCAAATGATAATTCAGAAACGATGGAGCAAAAAGGTGAAACACTTATCAGCTCCACAAATGAAATGGTAAAACAATCACAAGAAGGTCTCGAAGCCGTCAGCAAGGTGGAGGCGTTAATTAAGCAGCTTGGAGATCACTCGCAAGAAACATCGAAAAGCATGACCCAGCTCGGTGTTCGTTCAAAAGAGATTGAAGAAATTGTGAAAGTTATTAATGAAATTGCTGAACAAACGAACTTACTTGCTTTAAATGCTTCCATCGAAGCTGCACGGGCTGGAGAACACGGCAAAGGATTTGCTGTTGTGGCCAACGAAGTGAGGAAGCTAGCTGAAAATACAGCTCAAAGTACAAAGCATATTGATGATTTGACGAAACGAATTCAACAGGAAATCGAAGAAGCGCTTCAAGATACGCAAGGCAGTATAAAATTCGTAAATGAAGGCATTGAGATGAGTACGACAACCACGGAAAAAATTAAATACATCCAACAGGTTATTGCGACTGTCCGTGGAGAAGTAGGAGACGTGCTTGACACAATTCAAGAACAAAAAACTTACAGCAAAAACGTTATGGAAGAAATTGCGACAACGCAAGAATTGTTTGAAGAAATCAATACCGCGCTCATTCATCATATTGAGGATGCACAGGAAGTTGATACGAAACTGGTTAACGAAATAAATATGATTAGCAGTATGAAATAG